In the genome of Paralichthys olivaceus isolate ysfri-2021 chromosome 10, ASM2471397v2, whole genome shotgun sequence, the window GTGTCTGTAAACTGGGCCCAGTCTTGAAATATCAGACTGCACATAAGAGAAGAGAACGGGGGAAATTTCCAAACTGTAAAACTTGTGGCACGTTATCTCTTCCCGGTGCAAAGTCTCACGTGTGAAAACTAGTGCTGGCTGTTGACTGCTCTGATACAGGGATGTATGGAGGGCGGGTGGTTTTAtcattattcacattttaaaatgtctttgtagATACTTTGAGGTATTTGTGTTTGCTTAGCCTCTTAAAGGCTGAAAATGAAGACACATGTTTTTGGCTGACATATTCAGTCAGATAACTTCACTTAAATCTTCATGGTACTGTGTCCTTGCACACTTGACGTTTTTCTCGTTTTACTGTTTTCTTATTCCACCGCAGGAAATGCTTATTCCGCTGGTAGACAGTGCGGTTATTCAGTGGCACCAGTAAACCTCTGTAAGTCCCTTCTGTCTGCTTTCGCTGAGGGCAACCTGCATTTCCAGATGCATGAAATAGCCATTTTACACACCAGCAAAGCCAGTGCGATGGGTTAGAGGGTTTGGTAGACCCAAGCACTTCACAGTAAAAGTTAATGATGGGCCCATGATTAATTGATGTGCTTCTCTCTGCTGTAATGCTTGCAGTCACAATGAACCATATCTTTTAGGTTGTAGGAGTTTGTTCTCCGCTGCACACGCTAGAAACCTTAAAATTATGATTTCCCACTGTATACTCAAGCCCATATTTCACCTGCAATGTTCCCCAAGTCTCTCCTAAGCAGTGCCCACAACCATGGCAGGCAGAGTGTCAGCAAAGGCACAGCAATAACTATACGTCAGGATGGGATGACTGTAAGATTGGTAACTATTAGTGTAGAGTCAAGCCCAACACTCATTCTGCATTAGCCAGTAATATTGGGTGAGTCTTTTTATAGCCTGCTTCCCTACTTTTGCTCAGGTTACCCAAGACTGGCCGCTCAAGAGCTTGCCTTTTACCATGCCTACAGTGGGGGCTGGCGAAACAGATGTGGTATACCTTGACCTCTACCTGCATGCCATGCCATCTACTCGCTGGCAGAGTTTCAGCGTACAGAGCTGAACTCTTAGGGCCGTAGTCGATGTGCCCTTGCTTGTCATGGTcacaaaaagcagcagaagTCTGGGCCTAACACAGCCTTTGTGGAAGCTTTGCAGATGAAGTTGCTTATGATGCATGTCAGTGGTGTTGTTTGAAAGACTGTGCTGCATCAACAGTGTGACTGTCTACTAATCATGAGACAATGAAGTCAGCTGTGAACCTTTTTCCTTATCGCTCTGCACCAACATCTTATGCCTTCTTAACACTTTGTTGGTCGCTGTACAGAAATCTAGACAGGGTTTTCTTTTGCACAGAATCTGAGCTTCACGTTTCTGCTCTCACATCCCTTCATTCACACTCATCAATAACTCATCTCTCACTTTATTTTTGACCTAAACCACAAAGTTGAGTGTGTGcaggcttttttttaataaccgGTGTTTTACTGTCACATTCGCTGGTGGAAGAGAAACCTGCACAAACTCGCCCCATCTTGGCACATGATTGACGTCTCATCTGAAAAggaagttttcttcttctgaggTTTTTTCAAATCAGGGTGATAATCAGATTTTCTCATCTTTGACATTTGCAGCTGATTGAGCTTGAATCGTTTTTTCAGACTGGTTGTTGGAGCCAATGTGTAGTTTTGGAACTTTGTTGCTGCGTAAGCATCTTAAGATTATGTCCATTTGTAGTTTTGGCGTTCAGTCCTGAATAGTTAGTTCATCCAGAGTCTCTTAAGTCCATGTGAAAATAATCATGCATCACTCTTGTTAATTCTTTTGGCTGTGAAGTTATCTGCACTGCTGTTTTACAAAGTTAGGCTGTGACCCTGCTGCATGATGTGCTGTGCCATGTTCGCATAGTGCACATGCGTCACTTTTGTCTCATACTTGACTAAGTTCTACCACAAGTCCAGACGCCAgatttttcatatttatcaaAACGCTGTAAAGCCTCAATTTGATAAGAGCGTTTGGACTTGAGAAGGAAGTCTTCTGAACTTCATGTTGGAAATTcaatacatgtttattttcctcttggATTGAGATCTTAACTGACTTAAATCCAAATCTTGGCACAGTTAACAGACTTCCACAAAGAAGAATACAGATGATGTAGATTTATGTTTACAATTTAAATACTTGACTATTTTTTCAATTTCCCGTTATTGcaaatgtttttcctctgatCAATATCGGAGACAAAAGAAACACTGGTGACTTGTCCCAGCTACGGACGGGTCTACAGCACATTGATcagcgtgtgtctgtgtgaagcaTTACAAGGCTTTTCCTTCTGCTTACCTATAGGGGGCAGCAAAATGGATGAACTTACCTGTTGTCCGACAGGTGCAAGTTAAGATCCTGACCACAGATCTAGAATCGGCCTCTCGGTTGAACCAAGTGCGATTTAATCGGAGACCAGATCTGTGCGGCTGGCCTGCTCCTAGATGCTAATGTGTCTTAGCCTCAGCTACTTAGCGCCGCCACTGTAAGGCGTGCTAACTGTCCATTGTCCCACCTCCCCTCCCCGACCAGCCTCATCCTCAGTCTGCACTGATAACAGTGTGACCACCGATGGGAACGATGACACGgccagtgtccacagctgggCAGCTCGTTGTGGTAAATGTCTCATACAGGCAGAGACGGGGCTCAGTAGGTCTTAGTTCAGAGAAGGGCAGAGTtgttaatttaatattttacctaaaataaaactttgaataTCTTATATTCTCTTGCACAGGCAGAACTATAATTTTTTGTATTGGATGAAATAAATGTGACCTATGACACAACTTTCAGTCCAGAGAACCGGTCAGCACATAAAGACTTGTGAATAGTAGAGTCAATAACTAGCTTGCTTTTTAATGAACAAGTTCAAGTTTATTGTCCTCACAcgcttctttttctcttgtctcaTGAAGATTCACCTGGGTGGGACGGCGGACGGAGCAATGGATTTGTAAATGGTTGCCACGACAACCGCACAAATGGGGGATTTGGAGGCCGCGGACCCCCTCGCAATGATAGAGGTGGGCGCGGCGCCTACCGTGGTAACAGGGGTGGAGGCTCCTTTAATCAACCATTGCAAAATGCAGGTGGGGTAAACCTGTCATGCTTTAAAATGTCTGACTTGAGCTGTAGTGGTGACAGTGTAGCCTTAGATGGTACCTTGGCCCTCCCCCCACCCTTGTTTATACAGTGTATTACATCAGAGCTGTTACTTCATATGTACTTAACAGACAGAacttttagtttaatttaagaTTCTATGCCTTGATGGTTTTTGAACGACCCATGGCAATTTTGCTCTAAAGAAAACCCCGAAATGTCCACTTAGGGTAAGAAAGTGACGTCGTCTGACGATGATCAACgcttcatttgaaaaaaaccccaaaaaaaaCCTAGTTATAACTTACAGGTGAGTTTTCGTTCATTTCAGGAATTGGTGGTTATGAAAACAAAGACGGCAACTGGGGCGGAGCTCCCAGAGACGCTGCCTACAACAGCTTCGGGGGCCGAACTGATAGGTCCAAGTCGACCTTCTTCAATGAACGTGGGGCCGGCTCCAGAGGAAGGTGTGTGAAGTTTGTACATTGTCAGTGTTTGTCGTCTGACAGGaccatatactgtatgtcttgTTCTAATTTGTATGAAGAGTCTTTCCGTTGCTTTTATATTAACAAACTGCCAGTAACCGTCAGTGACTCGGTTATTGTATTTAATCCCCtcacaacaaactgaaaacactaaTATGCTCTGACAAGAGTTTAGCTGTTAGCTTGCTAGTTATTTTGTACACACTGATAACTATCTAAGTTGCCTAATAactaatgtttgtgtgtagataTGAGCGCGGAGGCTTCTCAAGTGGAGGAAACAGCCGCTGGGCGGAGGAGTCCAGAGATGAGGATTGGTCAAAGCCCACTGCTCCTAACGATCGCCTGGAACAGTAAGAAAGAATCCGTTcacaaataataagaaataaataaaacatccgCCTCTTGTCTGCATTTGTCCTGAActaatcaaacattttaatttctagGGAGCTTTTTTCTGCAAGCAACACTGGGATAAATTTTGAGAAATATGATGATATTCCTGTGGAGGCCACTGGGGCCAACTGCCCTCCTCATATTGAAAGTGTAAGTCGGATCAACATTGattgtttattttacaaacCTAATTCATTTGAACCTTAATTCTTATTCCTTTACTGATGGTCTGTTTGTTCTTTAGTTCCATGATGTGGAATTGGGGGAGATTATCATGGGGAACATCAACCTGAGTCGCTACACTCGCCCCACCCCTGTTCAGAAATATGCTATCCCCATCATCAAGTCCAAAAGAGACCTGATGGCCTGCGCCCAGACAGGTGtgtatttctctctttgtgcaCATTATGGCCTTTATGTATTAATTTACTCTGACATAGAAAGCTCCAAAAGTTCAGTGTTCACTTTTGCATCTATGGTTTGTCTGATCCCTGCTATGTCTCAGGCTCTGGCAAGACTGCTGCCTTCCTGCTGCCCGTGCTGAGTCAGATCTACACTGAAGGACCAGGAGAGGCTCTGCAGGCTGCCAAAAACAATGGACAGGTACTGAGCAAAGAGAATAACGAACAAATCATCTTCACCCTTTTGGCTTCTTCTTGTAAACATTAGTTCTTTCATCCTCAGGACAATGGAAGGTACAGCCGCCGTAAACAGTACCCGCTCTCCCTGGTCCTGGCTCCGACCAGAGAACTGGCTTTGCAGATCTATGAGGAGGCGAGGAAGGTGAGTTCTCACTCTGCAGGAACACAGACTGACTCACCATGGTGAATTCAGTTTTCTAAATGGACATCTTGAAGCTTAATTGTTATTCTTCCCACTCTCTAGGTTGCCTATCGGTCTCGTGTGCGTCCCTGCGTAGTTTACGGTGGAGCTGACATCGGTCAGCAGATCAGGGAATTGGAGAGAGGCTGTCACCTTCTTGTGGCCACACCCGGACGTCTGGTCGACATGATGGAGAGGGGCAAGATCGGTCTGGACTACTGCAAGTAAGTAACATCGGGCTTTATGAAAAGGAAATCAACTGAAACTACTGACATTCAATTGATTCTGACAATTGATCAAATGTGTGTAAAAGTGTTTAACTGAGCttaatgtgtctgtgcagctaCATGGTCCTGGACGAGGCTGACCGCATGTTGGACATGGGTTTTGAGCCCCAGATCAGGCGTATTGTGGAACAGGATACAATGCCACCTAAAGGCATTCGTCAGACCATGATGTTCAGTGCCACCTTCCCCAAGGAGATCCAGGTAACACGTCACTCAAGTTTACAGAGTCTTGTTTAAAGTGATAAATATCTGTATTCTTAACTATCTGGGTTGTTTGCTTACGCAGATCCTGGCTCGTGACTTCCTGGAGGACTACATTTTCCTGGCAGTGGGCCGTGTTGGTTCAACCTCAGAAAACATCACTCAGAAGGTGGTTTGGGTGGAGGAAACGGACAAGAGGTCCTTCCTCCTTGACCTGCTCAACGCCACaggtgagaagagaaaacaagaagCATTTTCCACCCATGAATGTCACGTTAGACTCTAACAACCAtcctgtgtttgtcagtctGCACCGTATTAAGCTAATATTGACTTTGTTAATGTCTGCTAGCAAATGCTGTTAGTTCTAGTAAagataaaatatcaaaacacaaTATGATGCTGGTTGAGCAGGCAGTGAACcacatgttgtgtttaatgGGGTGTGCGTCTCATGATGATCTAAAGCTGTGTATGTACTGACTGAGAAGCCTCACGTTTACTGGCCGGTTTGGTTTTATCTTAGTTATTCCCAGTGAGGTTCAGGAAAGTGTGACAGAGACCCCAGAGAAACCGGGTAAGTGTGAACGTACCATAACCTCACTCTGACCCACAAGCCAGAAAACATCACATCCCACTGCCCATTCTTTCCCTTCGTTTCCCCGCTTGACATGCTGCCTCAGTTTTTacgttttctttttaaacttcaTTAATTTCCAAAAAGAAGGAGTAGGATTGATAATGGTGTTGACCTAGCATAGCATCCTCTGACCTCAAACTGAAAAAGGAGTCTGCTTGTAGGATCGTGAGGTCATGTGGCTCCACATGACCGTGTGTCACAGTTTCTGTACGTCACGTTCGGACCACGTCTCATTAAATAACAAAGACGGTACGGTTGTTAGCAGATCACACAAACTTGAGTGGACAGATCTTCACCAGACTTTTATTAAGGATGTGATGTTGCTCAGGACAGAACTCTTTTGGTGTGCATCCATTTTTCTGGgtcactttaacattgtgagattacACGTTTCAAACTTTTCACCATATTCTCAGATAAATATTCTCCATCTTAATGTAACAAGATTTATTTAGAGGActtcatgaatatttaatttgatgCACCTCGATTGACTTCAGCTGGAGATTTGTGCTCTGCCAttcaaatttgacattttatcaaTCTTGTTAATTTCCACTAAGCTACAAACATTAAATGCAGTGCATCTGATGCCTGTGCGTTATTGTATGTTTGCATCTCAATGCCCTGTTTCTTAAAACCACTCAACCTCCACAGAGCAGCCACTGCACAAAGGAAACTAACGTGTCATCTGTGTCACAGACAGCCTCGTTAAAGCACTTGGCTGTTGTTGGTTTCACGTTAAAGAGGCCGGTCTGATCTGGGCTTTGTTTTAAAGCACTCACAGGCTTAAGCAATAATaatggggggtgggggagggtggCACATTGGTGactgtagtttttgtttttcctgattTGTGCCAGAGGGCGTCAGTAAAGCTGTTTCAGGGTCAGCTGTGAGTGATGTGACTTGGGAAGTCCTGACACCTCCTTAAGTTTTGTATTCAGATTGAAATTAATGCCACATAATGGATTTAATATCTAACAATTTAATTATACTTGTAGTTAATTTAATGATCATCTTGTGAATCTGAATCGTGGGAGATCAGTTAATTGTTGAGCCTTCAGTGCAGCCCGTCTCCATTTTTAAGttcatttttagattttcttcatcatcttgGATTTGCGGACCTTTTCAGTGACAGTTTTGATTTCCCATCTTAGTTCAGATATCCATCTTTACCCCTGTTCCCACGTCTCTCCCCCCCACATTCTGCTCCTGTCTCTCGGTTCTCatccttttttattctctgatCAAACAGGAAAAGACTCCTTGACTCTGGTGTTCGTGGAAACCAAGAAAGGAGCAGATGCCTTGGAGGACTTTCTGTACCACGAAGGTTACGCCTGCACCAGTATCCACGGGGATCGAtcccagagagacagagaggaggccCTGCATCAGTTCCGGTCTGGACGCTGCCCCATCTTAGTGGCCACAGCTGTATGTAAAACCACTACTGCCATAAAACTCTTGTTTGTCCAAGAAAGTTTAAACATAGGTTATAATAATGTTGGATAAACATTTAAACGCCCATTTTCATCAGCAGACGTTGTGATGTGGGTTTAATGAGTTCTTGATTTAATctaagtttttttattttttaaactaacTCATGAAAGACTTTTTCATTTGATGGGTTTCATCTAAAATTAGCAAAATCGGAGACGTTACTTATTTACTCCAGTTCCATTCTAAACACTTTGTCTTGTCTCTCTAatgtgatcatttatttatttccaataaatctactttcccaggtGGCTGCTCGAGGTCTGGACATCTCCAACGTGAAGCATGTCATTAACTTTGATTTGCCCAGTGACATTGAGGAGTACGTTCACCGTATCGGCCGTACGGGACGTGTGGGCAACCTCggtaagacccccccccccggatGCTGGTTATGGACATGAATCTTTCAGTAACTGATAATAATCTCTCTTGCTCTGCATTGTGCAGGTCTGGCCACGTCGTTCTTTAACGACAAAAACAGCAACATAACCAAAGATTTGCTGGACATCTTGGTGGAGGCCAAGCAGGAGGTTCCTTCCTGGCTTGAGAGTCTCGCCTACGAGCACCAGCACAAGAGCAGCACCCGTGGACGCTCCAAGAGGTAATCACTCATAGCAACGCGTTAAGCTTCAGGCCTCCGCCTCTATCTCTTATTAACAAAGTCTAGGTTTTACTACTTGTACCTTTGAAAGTTCTCGAccataacatttaaaaaaacctcaTTTTGTTCAGGTTCTCTGGTGGTTTTGGAGCCAGAGATTACCGTCAGACACCCGGTGGTGCTGGAAACTTCACCAGCAGCcgtggaggaggaaggaaccCTGGAGGAAACCGTGGCTTTGGGGGGGGTAAGGAAAAATCTGTTTCACATTAGTCAACTGAAAGTCATCAATTAAATCAAGATTAAACCTGGAATTGTTTTGTGCTTAAGTTCTCAAAATCCACAGCAGTGACACATTCTGAGATTTAAAGTATCTTTAATTAACAGTTGTGATCTCaaggattttgtttttgaggAGTTGGAGCTAAAAGAGTGAATTTTGGTCCTGTATTAATTATTCATCTCTCCATGTGAATGACAATGTCGCTGCAGGAAGTGAGAACATTCGTAGCCAATGTCAGACAGCAGATATTTGaagtgtgacctctgaccttgtcCTCCGCAGGTGGCTTCGGTGGCAACTTCTACAGCAATGACGGCTATGGAGGAAACTACAGCCACTCTGGTAGTGTGGATTGGTGGGGCAACTAGTCGTCTAAGGAATAGGTTGCCATGCCAACCAAACCCAATGGAAACCACATGTTAACTCAAGCCAGACCATAACAACCCTCCCTGTGTAgcttcactgacacacagtACATTACCAACCCTGGTTCTCTGCCATTCGCTTCTCTCAAAAAGGAAGTGCAGCACGACGCGAAAGGAAAGTCACCAGCACGTGCAACGCACCGGAGACCGCAGAGATTTGCGCACCTCAGAGTGAGCATGGATGCTGACATGCATTGTCCGACAGCAACCTCGGACTTTCAttgttaaaagtatttttgttctttttgtggGGGGGAGAAAAACCTGATTGAATAACCTGAGGATCATTTGTATGTTAATGTACTGTGCCTTTTGAATTTAAACAGGAAatctatgttttcatttcaccagATGAACATGGCCAAGAGCtctaaatttgtttttactgtttagtTTGGTGAAAAATATTAGAAAGGTAAAATAAGCTTGGACTTAATCAAACCTTGGCAAACACTGGGGCACTGTTGTTCCCGGGAATCATGATTCCATTTGAACTTCAAATTTATTGCAGGAACATCACGTAGCCTTTTCTATAGTCAAACAGCTACTGGAGCCATTACTATTGATCCAAACTGGGCCACTCTGTGAAGCAACCGTATTTTAATCCTAAGGGACAAAGttacatttccttttctttttctttttttgctcaCTCTATCCTGGACAGGCTCCTTCTTACGGATATGGTAGACTTTAAATATCCATTCCTATTGTAATCTTAAGAAACACAGACGTCATTAAGCTCAGTGCCAACGATCGCTGAGGTTTAACATTAAACGATGCTGGAACTTGTTACTCCACGTTTCTTTCAATTGACTTGACAGTGTTACGGCAGCTAGTATGTTACCAAGTGCTAGCTACATTAAGTGGGcggtgttttttgtttatttttacttgagaCATTTTTGGTGCAGGTGTGTGcaaatttgaaaaactttttttttaattgtttctctACAAATATgtatcaaaacaaaaaatgccTGCCATCTTGAAAGTGAAGTTCAAAATGGCTGCATAGTGGACCACAGCATCGGGGGGGGCTCAGCGTGGTGTTAGTGTTTACTGACTCGACCGGCGACCACGAGGCCCAGATGGTATTCTACGCttgcaagtgttttgttttttggtcaAGGAGGAAGGACACGTGAACTGAGTCGCAGGCTTAACTTAATTACAAACGTTTTCTCTTTTCAAGCTGCGTTGGAGGCATGGTTCATCTTTAGGAGACAGGCATTGAATGATCACTGAGGTTTATCAATTTAAAAGCGAGGATTGAAGCGGGTAGAGCAGCGCTCCGACCACTGGGGGGGGAGGGGAACTGGGGAGGGGGGTAGGCGTTTTTGGGGCAATGGATTCGGTGCACCGCCGTCGACCGTGGCTTTGGTTTCCATCGCTGCGTAGTGTAACTGTGGAGGTGGCCAAAGACGGAGCGTCCACTTCCTGTGTGGAACATTAACGTACTGTCAGGTCCTCTAGGAGCTCATCTGCTCAGAcgtgaataaaataaatctgtggcTCTGCGGAGCCAGAGCAGGCTTTTCCTCTCGGAGAGGAGCAGCCATCGAGAGGAGGTGACGGAGCGTTTCACTTCTAAACGCTCCCTATTTTCTCATTGGGTGTGTTGTgccttgaaaacatttttatttttgaagaaaTTGAACTAAAAGCTGATGCACTGACAGTGTTGAGAACTTGAGATTGAATGGTGCTACTTGATTTAGGTGTGTAGGCCCTTGTACGTCGTGTCCATCAAGTTTTACAGAAGTTCTTTTATTGCACATCTAGAGTTTTATATAGATGTCTTGACTATGTGTCCTTAAGCTTCCAAATATTGTGTGTGAGGAGATTGTGAAAACGCAGCTTGTTTACAAAGGGGAAGGGTTCTCAACGTTAAAACCAGGATTTATTTGGGACCAGGGGATTTAGCAGTCGGGGGGAATTTAGCCATTTGCACAGATTTCTAGATTCTACTTTTGCTGCTAGTTTTGTGTAATTTATTAAGCATTtttgacaaatatttatttttgtaagcCTCAAAGTGATTCTTTGAAAGTTTCAGAAACTTGACCAAAAGACAGTACAAAAACACTGGCACTTGAATGTTGAATGTCACCTGTATGCGTGAAATTTATATATTTCGGGGTAGTGTGAGCTTTTTAATGTTTAAGATACATTGGACTCGGTAAATAATATCCACAGCTGTTTTCGGGGCCTTCTCAGGGGCCAGTCATCTCTATCCGATAATAACAATTGATCAACAAAATTAGAAATGGAATTGAACAAACATGCCAAGGTTTGGAATAAAGCTGTCTAAAGAGCAAATAAATTTCCTAAGAATATTAGTGCAGAAGTGTTCAGATTCTCCAATTGTGTgcattattgatttttttactCTAATTTGACCTGATTATTTTTCTCCAGTGAATGTCTGGCACATGGCAATccttaaagaaacaaacatgtggTTTATTCTCATTGTTGTATTTGCATATATGACGTCTCTGGCGTTCTCGTGGAACGTGGAACAAGTCTGCAGCGTTGACCCGCAGCAACCGCGGCTCTGAGCGGGAGCTTCTTGTTTTGCGTGTTGTAGGCAGAACCCGAGACTCGTTCCATGTTCTGAAGAGAACCCCAGAGCTCTTTAGATGTAGAATTTGCTTTCTGTATTAGCTTCTAGGCTCCTGCACTGCATGGGAAAATACTCAGCTGTGCAATTGTATGATTTTacccaaataaaatgtttgaatgcaAAAGTATCTGGAAAAATCAAGCATGTTTCCTGAAGACCTGTTTTACTGTAGTGGTGCAGAGGCGACCTGTAGCAAGCAGCCTGCCGCCCTGTGTGGATTCTGGGCGGCAAAACTCAATTTGATAAAGAACGGACGGGCTCAATTTCTTTTTGACAAAAAATATAAAGGATTTCATTTGTCAAGCCTTCTGTGTCGGGTGTGTTATTTTCCTGCCGACGTGttggttttctttctgtttggaaACTGAGCTGTGTCCTCGGGACGAGCGTTCATGTTCCAGACTGTTCTACTTTCAGACAGTTAAACACGAGAAGTTTGTaaatcatgaaaacacacacacacacctctaaaGTTAGTAAAACAGAATATTTgaagaaaatataaacatgtctGCTGAATGTGAAAGAAACCGTGTTTTGTTTGATGGCTGCTGGATCAGTCTtaaactcctccatgttagcagatgggacatggaccaaaaaacaaaaaccagtaAATGTTAGATTgtcagagatggtttctgtcatttcaggttgtTCTTGTCtctgaagtgtttctgatcagtttgggtTTAATTGTGTGACTgagactcctgattggttgagcacgACCTCCAGACTGGCTACAAAATGGCGTCACCAGTAACCGGGATATTTTGACTTCCTGTTTACTGCTGatggaagtggagacgtgtcgtccatctttatttaccctcagcctgtttgtctttcatttatAAACaacttttaattgaattatttcTTATAATTGACTAATTGAGTCGACTCGTTAACTaaagctgcaggtttttttcattttggggtCAAAGATGACGACAAACTGCAGACGAGGCCCCGAGTTTAGCATCAGTCCCACGAGATGTGGAGTCAGACCAGGTGAGCCGAGAACCAGACGACCCAAATCCAGAGGGACGTCACGCAGCTGTCGGGGAAACCAGATGTGCCGAGAACGTGGAGAACGTGTACTGAACAACCAAGTGACGTATTCTTTATTCGAGTCACCAGCTGAGCTTCACTGTCAGCAGATGGTTTCTGAGCTGTGAACTGCAGCGTCGACTCATGTCACTCGTTCTGCAGCGTCACATGGTCTCTAATGTGCTGAGCAGGTTTCATAACCACCCGACCAGAAACACCATTAAAGCCCTGTTGTGTAATTCTgtgtcattttgaaaataaggtTTTAGGGACATTTAAAGTCCAGAGGCCTCAATAAACAGGCTGAGGGGCCCGAGGGGTCACGGGGCCCGAGGGCCTGAGGCTCTGTAGAAAGTCCCCGTCAACTTTCCACAAAgactcagatgtttttttctaacCAACATCTTCTGTTCAGGTTCTTCACCTTCATGAAGAACTGGAACAACTTCAGTCATATTCTCAGACACGTGTTCTCTCATTGGCtctgactgagtgtgtgtgtgtgtgtgtgtgtgtgtgtgtgtgtgtgtgtgtcagg includes:
- the ddx3xa gene encoding DEAD-box helicase 3 X-linked a isoform X1 codes for the protein MSHVVIDNPHGLDQQLAALDLNSADGQGGGTGRRYIPPHLRNKDAPKNGNAYSAGRQCGYSVAPVNLFSPKQCPQPWQAECQQRHSNNYTSGWDDCKIGYPRLAAQELAFYHAYSGGWRNRCASSSVCTDNSVTTDGNDDTASVHSWAARCDSPGWDGGRSNGFVNGCHDNRTNGGFGGRGPPRNDRGGRGAYRGNRGGGSFNQPLQNAGIGGYENKDGNWGGAPRDAAYNSFGGRTDRSKSTFFNERGAGSRGRYERGGFSSGGNSRWAEESRDEDWSKPTAPNDRLEQELFSASNTGINFEKYDDIPVEATGANCPPHIESFHDVELGEIIMGNINLSRYTRPTPVQKYAIPIIKSKRDLMACAQTGSGKTAAFLLPVLSQIYTEGPGEALQAAKNNGQDNGRYSRRKQYPLSLVLAPTRELALQIYEEARKVAYRSRVRPCVVYGGADIGQQIRELERGCHLLVATPGRLVDMMERGKIGLDYCNYMVLDEADRMLDMGFEPQIRRIVEQDTMPPKGIRQTMMFSATFPKEIQILARDFLEDYIFLAVGRVGSTSENITQKVVWVEETDKRSFLLDLLNATVIPSEVQESVTETPEKPGKDSLTLVFVETKKGADALEDFLYHEGYACTSIHGDRSQRDREEALHQFRSGRCPILVATAVAARGLDISNVKHVINFDLPSDIEEYVHRIGRTGRVGNLGLATSFFNDKNSNITKDLLDILVEAKQEVPSWLESLAYEHQHKSSTRGRSKRFSGGFGARDYRQTPGGAGNFTSSRGGGRNPGGNRGFGGGGFGGNFYSNDGYGGNYSHSGSVDWWGN
- the ddx3xa gene encoding DEAD-box helicase 3 X-linked a isoform X2: MSHVVIDNPHGLDQQLAALDLNSADGQGGGTGRRYIPPHLRNKDAPKNGNAYSAGRQCGYSVAPVNLFSPKQCPQPWQAECQQRHSNNYTSGWDDCKIGYPRLAAQELAFYHAYSGGWRNRCASSSVCTDNSVTTDGNDDTASVHSWAARCDSPGWDGGRSNGFVNGCHDNRTNGGFGGRGPPRNDRGIGGYENKDGNWGGAPRDAAYNSFGGRTDRSKSTFFNERGAGSRGRYERGGFSSGGNSRWAEESRDEDWSKPTAPNDRLEQELFSASNTGINFEKYDDIPVEATGANCPPHIESFHDVELGEIIMGNINLSRYTRPTPVQKYAIPIIKSKRDLMACAQTGSGKTAAFLLPVLSQIYTEGPGEALQAAKNNGQDNGRYSRRKQYPLSLVLAPTRELALQIYEEARKVAYRSRVRPCVVYGGADIGQQIRELERGCHLLVATPGRLVDMMERGKIGLDYCNYMVLDEADRMLDMGFEPQIRRIVEQDTMPPKGIRQTMMFSATFPKEIQILARDFLEDYIFLAVGRVGSTSENITQKVVWVEETDKRSFLLDLLNATVIPSEVQESVTETPEKPGKDSLTLVFVETKKGADALEDFLYHEGYACTSIHGDRSQRDREEALHQFRSGRCPILVATAVAARGLDISNVKHVINFDLPSDIEEYVHRIGRTGRVGNLGLATSFFNDKNSNITKDLLDILVEAKQEVPSWLESLAYEHQHKSSTRGRSKRFSGGFGARDYRQTPGGAGNFTSSRGGGRNPGGNRGFGGGGFGGNFYSNDGYGGNYSHSGSVDWWGN
- the ddx3xa gene encoding DEAD-box helicase 3 X-linked a isoform X11 produces the protein MSHVVIDNPHGLDQQLAALDLNSADGQGGGTGRRYIPPHLRNKDAPKNGNAYSAGRQCGYSVAPVNLYSPGWDGGRSNGFVNGCHDNRTNGGFGGRGPPRNDRGIGGYENKDGNWGGAPRDAAYNSFGGRTDRSKSTFFNERGAGSRGRYERGGFSSGGNSRWAEESRDEDWSKPTAPNDRLEQELFSASNTGINFEKYDDIPVEATGANCPPHIESFHDVELGEIIMGNINLSRYTRPTPVQKYAIPIIKSKRDLMACAQTGSGKTAAFLLPVLSQIYTEGPGEALQAAKNNGQDNGRYSRRKQYPLSLVLAPTRELALQIYEEARKVAYRSRVRPCVVYGGADIGQQIRELERGCHLLVATPGRLVDMMERGKIGLDYCNYMVLDEADRMLDMGFEPQIRRIVEQDTMPPKGIRQTMMFSATFPKEIQILARDFLEDYIFLAVGRVGSTSENITQKVVWVEETDKRSFLLDLLNATGKDSLTLVFVETKKGADALEDFLYHEGYACTSIHGDRSQRDREEALHQFRSGRCPILVATAVAARGLDISNVKHVINFDLPSDIEEYVHRIGRTGRVGNLGLATSFFNDKNSNITKDLLDILVEAKQEVPSWLESLAYEHQHKSSTRGRSKRFSGGFGARDYRQTPGGAGNFTSSRGGGRNPGGNRGFGGGGFGGNFYSNDGYGGNYSHSGSVDWWGN